Proteins encoded together in one Benincasa hispida cultivar B227 chromosome 1, ASM972705v1, whole genome shotgun sequence window:
- the LOC120087696 gene encoding O-fucosyltransferase 1 isoform X1 encodes MRRSGHHLHRPHVKQGVGGLKGMMGRLSIAVVVLLICTVSLLVSSTSKGGFGSVSRSEIKAEELWVHADSGGWRPSSAPRSDWPPPPNKSNGYLKVRCNGGLNQQRSAICNAVLAARIMNATLVLPELDANSFWHEKSGFHGIYDVENFIRTLRYDVRIVESIPDIWKNGKTKKIKPFQLRPPRDAPISWYTTAALEKMREHGAIYLTPFSHRLAEEIDNPEYQRLRCRVNYHALRFKPHILRISQSIVDKLRNQGHFMSIHLRFEMDMLAFAGCFDIFTPEEQKILKKYREENFAKKRLVYSERRAIGKCPLTPEEVGLILRSMGFDNSTRIYLAAGELFGGERFMKPFRALFPRLENHSSVESSEELVENVRGLTGSAVDYMVCLLSDIFMPTYDGPSNFANNLLGHRLYYGFRTTIRPDRKALAPIFIDRENGRTEGFEEAIRRVMLGTHFGGPHDRVSPESFYTNSWPECFCQMSPKNPADKCPPDNVLEILNGGLVESQSDNDLDVSNQSNSTTTVRR; translated from the exons atgagaAG ATCAGGGCACCATTTACATCGGCCCCATGTGAAGCAAGGTGTAGGAGGATTGAAGGGCATGATGGGGAGGTTATCAATCGCTGTGGTTGTTCTCTTGATCTGCACAGTTTCATTGCTTGTTTCATCGACGAGCAAAGGTGGCTTTGGATCTGTCTCTCGCTCTGAG ATCAAGGCTGAAGAACTTTGGGTCCATGCTGATTCTGGTGGTTGGAGACCTTCCTCAGCTCCAAGATCGGATTGGCCAC CTCCACCGAATAAGAGCAACGGCTACTTGAAGGTTCGCTGTAATGGTGGTCTTAATCAACAACGCAGTGCT ATCTGTAATGCTGTTCTTGCTGCTCGGATTATGAATGCAACACTAGTTCTACCTGAGTTAGATGCAAACTCCTTTTGGCATGAGAAGAg TGGTTTTCATGGTATCTATGATGTTGAGAATTTTATAAGGACACTGAGATATGATGTACGAATTGTGGAAAGCATTCCAGATATATGGAAGAATGGGAAAACTAAGAAGATAAAACCTTTTCAG CTCCGACCCCCTAGAGATGCTCCAATCAGTTGGTATACTACGGCTGCTCTTGAGAAGATGAGGGAGCATGGTGCCATATATCTCACTCCATTCTCACATCGTTTAGCAGAAGAAATTGATAATCCTGAATACCAAAGATTGAGATGCAGGGTTAACTATCACGCTCTGAGATTTAAGCCACATATTTTAAGAATTAGTCAGTCAATAGTTGATAAGCTCCGTAATCAAGGCCATTTCATGTCTATTCACCTTCGTTTTGAGATGGACATGCTGGCCTTTGCAGG GTGTTTTGATATTTTTACTCCCGAAGAACAAAAGATCTTGAAGAAATATCGAGAGGAAAATTTTGCAAAAAAGAGACTGGTTTATAGTGAAAGAAGGGCAATTGGAAAATGTCCCTTAACTCCAGAGGAG GTTGGTCTCATTTTACGTTCCATGGGGTTTGACAATTCTACTAGAATATATCTGGCGGCTGGTGAGCTCTTTGGTGGTGAACGATTCATGAAGCCATTTCGTGCTTTGTTTCCCCGCCTTGAGAACCACAGCTCTGTTGAATCTTCAGAGGAACTTGTTGAAAATGTGAGAGGATTGACAGGGTCTGCAGTTGACTACATGGTTTGTCTTCTTTCTGACATCTTCATGCCAACCTATGATGGACCAAGCAACTTCGCCAACAATTTGCTGGGGCACCGTCTTTATTATGGCTTTCGGACTACAATCAGACCAGACAGAAAAGCTCTTGCACCAATTTTCATCGATAGAGAGAATGGAAGGACGGAAggttttgaagaagctattaggAGAGTAATGCTTGGCACACACTTCGGCGGGCCACATGATCGTGTTTCACCAGAGTCATTCTATACAAATTCTTGGCCTGAATGTTTCTGCCAAATGTCACCAAAGAATCCCGCTGATAAATGTCCACCAGATAACGTGTTGGAGATTTTGAATGGCGGATTGGTGGAAAGTCAAAGTGACAATGATTTGGATGTCTCAAACCAATCCAATTCAACTACCACAGTACGAAGATGA
- the LOC120087696 gene encoding O-fucosyltransferase 1 isoform X2 has protein sequence MEEIKAEELWVHADSGGWRPSSAPRSDWPPPPNKSNGYLKVRCNGGLNQQRSAICNAVLAARIMNATLVLPELDANSFWHEKSGFHGIYDVENFIRTLRYDVRIVESIPDIWKNGKTKKIKPFQLRPPRDAPISWYTTAALEKMREHGAIYLTPFSHRLAEEIDNPEYQRLRCRVNYHALRFKPHILRISQSIVDKLRNQGHFMSIHLRFEMDMLAFAGCFDIFTPEEQKILKKYREENFAKKRLVYSERRAIGKCPLTPEEVGLILRSMGFDNSTRIYLAAGELFGGERFMKPFRALFPRLENHSSVESSEELVENVRGLTGSAVDYMVCLLSDIFMPTYDGPSNFANNLLGHRLYYGFRTTIRPDRKALAPIFIDRENGRTEGFEEAIRRVMLGTHFGGPHDRVSPESFYTNSWPECFCQMSPKNPADKCPPDNVLEILNGGLVESQSDNDLDVSNQSNSTTTVRR, from the exons ATGGAGGAG ATCAAGGCTGAAGAACTTTGGGTCCATGCTGATTCTGGTGGTTGGAGACCTTCCTCAGCTCCAAGATCGGATTGGCCAC CTCCACCGAATAAGAGCAACGGCTACTTGAAGGTTCGCTGTAATGGTGGTCTTAATCAACAACGCAGTGCT ATCTGTAATGCTGTTCTTGCTGCTCGGATTATGAATGCAACACTAGTTCTACCTGAGTTAGATGCAAACTCCTTTTGGCATGAGAAGAg TGGTTTTCATGGTATCTATGATGTTGAGAATTTTATAAGGACACTGAGATATGATGTACGAATTGTGGAAAGCATTCCAGATATATGGAAGAATGGGAAAACTAAGAAGATAAAACCTTTTCAG CTCCGACCCCCTAGAGATGCTCCAATCAGTTGGTATACTACGGCTGCTCTTGAGAAGATGAGGGAGCATGGTGCCATATATCTCACTCCATTCTCACATCGTTTAGCAGAAGAAATTGATAATCCTGAATACCAAAGATTGAGATGCAGGGTTAACTATCACGCTCTGAGATTTAAGCCACATATTTTAAGAATTAGTCAGTCAATAGTTGATAAGCTCCGTAATCAAGGCCATTTCATGTCTATTCACCTTCGTTTTGAGATGGACATGCTGGCCTTTGCAGG GTGTTTTGATATTTTTACTCCCGAAGAACAAAAGATCTTGAAGAAATATCGAGAGGAAAATTTTGCAAAAAAGAGACTGGTTTATAGTGAAAGAAGGGCAATTGGAAAATGTCCCTTAACTCCAGAGGAG GTTGGTCTCATTTTACGTTCCATGGGGTTTGACAATTCTACTAGAATATATCTGGCGGCTGGTGAGCTCTTTGGTGGTGAACGATTCATGAAGCCATTTCGTGCTTTGTTTCCCCGCCTTGAGAACCACAGCTCTGTTGAATCTTCAGAGGAACTTGTTGAAAATGTGAGAGGATTGACAGGGTCTGCAGTTGACTACATGGTTTGTCTTCTTTCTGACATCTTCATGCCAACCTATGATGGACCAAGCAACTTCGCCAACAATTTGCTGGGGCACCGTCTTTATTATGGCTTTCGGACTACAATCAGACCAGACAGAAAAGCTCTTGCACCAATTTTCATCGATAGAGAGAATGGAAGGACGGAAggttttgaagaagctattaggAGAGTAATGCTTGGCACACACTTCGGCGGGCCACATGATCGTGTTTCACCAGAGTCATTCTATACAAATTCTTGGCCTGAATGTTTCTGCCAAATGTCACCAAAGAATCCCGCTGATAAATGTCCACCAGATAACGTGTTGGAGATTTTGAATGGCGGATTGGTGGAAAGTCAAAGTGACAATGATTTGGATGTCTCAAACCAATCCAATTCAACTACCACAGTACGAAGATGA